One stretch of Amycolatopsis tolypomycina DNA includes these proteins:
- a CDS encoding S1C family serine protease, translating into MSEYDRGAQGGGEYPYGYGQSGYSPEFYGQDGYPRQQYHQPRDQWGQPYSPYTQPNYAYPPPAYEPPPRRRHPLRALTVAIVAIALAVAAGLGIGHLISGANAPTAGGNQNFGFSGQPSEARTVLDVDAVSAKVNPAIVNINTQLGLQGAAAAGTGIVLTADGEVLTNNHVVAGATSIKVTSIGTGDTYDAEVVGYNRTEDIAVLQLEDASGLPTASIGDSNTTQVGDQILGLGNAGGRGGDPVPAPGTVTALNQSITASDESSGSSEQLEGLIQVRANIESGDSGGPLANANGQVIGVNTAASTGYQLNGRRTGGAGQGFAIPINQAIDIAHKIVAGQGSDKIHIGKTAFIGVSVTNGQGGAQVREVVQRGPAQRAGLAAGDVITAIDGKPTGSATALTNVMDTHHPGDELTLTVTDASGAQQQVKVKAIEGPVG; encoded by the coding sequence ATGAGCGAGTACGACCGAGGAGCGCAGGGCGGCGGCGAGTACCCGTACGGCTACGGGCAGAGCGGGTACTCGCCGGAGTTCTACGGCCAGGACGGGTACCCCCGGCAGCAGTACCACCAGCCCCGTGACCAGTGGGGACAGCCGTACTCGCCGTACACGCAACCGAACTACGCCTACCCGCCGCCGGCCTACGAGCCGCCGCCGCGCCGGCGTCACCCGCTGCGGGCGCTGACCGTCGCGATCGTGGCGATCGCGCTGGCCGTGGCCGCCGGGCTCGGGATCGGGCACCTGATCTCCGGGGCGAACGCGCCCACCGCGGGCGGCAACCAGAACTTCGGCTTCTCCGGGCAGCCCAGCGAGGCCAGGACGGTGCTCGACGTCGACGCCGTGTCGGCCAAGGTCAACCCGGCGATCGTGAACATCAACACCCAGCTCGGGCTGCAGGGCGCGGCCGCGGCGGGCACCGGGATCGTGCTCACCGCCGACGGCGAGGTGCTGACCAACAACCACGTCGTCGCCGGCGCCACCAGCATCAAGGTCACCAGCATCGGCACCGGCGACACCTACGACGCGGAGGTAGTCGGCTACAACCGCACCGAGGACATCGCCGTGCTGCAGCTGGAGGACGCGTCCGGGCTGCCGACGGCGTCCATCGGCGACTCGAACACGACGCAGGTGGGCGACCAGATCCTCGGCCTGGGCAACGCGGGCGGCCGCGGCGGCGACCCGGTGCCCGCCCCGGGCACGGTGACGGCGCTGAACCAGTCGATCACGGCGTCGGACGAGTCGAGCGGGTCGTCCGAGCAGCTCGAGGGGCTCATCCAGGTCAGGGCGAACATCGAGTCCGGTGACTCGGGCGGCCCGCTGGCCAACGCGAACGGCCAGGTCATCGGCGTCAACACCGCGGCGTCCACCGGCTACCAGCTGAACGGCCGCCGCACCGGCGGCGCCGGCCAGGGCTTCGCGATCCCGATCAACCAGGCCATCGACATCGCGCACAAGATCGTGGCGGGCCAGGGGTCGGACAAGATCCACATCGGCAAGACCGCCTTCATCGGCGTCTCGGTGACGAACGGCCAGGGCGGCGCCCAGGTCCGCGAGGTGGTCCAGCGCGGGCCGGCCCAGCGGGCGGGCCTCGCGGCCGGCGACGTGATCACGGCGATCGACGGCAAGCCGACCGGCTCCGCGACGGCGTTGACCAACGTGATGGACACCCACCACCCGGGTGACGAGCTGACCCTGACGGTGACGGACGCTTCGGGTGCTCAGCAGCAGGTCAAGGTCAAGGCGATCGAAGGACCGGTGGGTTAG
- a CDS encoding GcvT family protein, giving the protein MSAPKVVIIGAGIVGANLADELTARGWTDVTVLDRGPLPRTGGSTSHAPGLVFQTNASKAMTDFARYTVEKLLSLDCFLQVGGMEVATTPARWEDLKRKHGWATSWGVDGRLIDASECAERWPLLDGSRIFGALHVPTDGLARAAKAVEVLAARAGERGARFLGSTRVTDVLQEGGRVTGVRTDQGDFPADVVVSCAGFWGREIGAMVGMDVPLLPLAHQYVKTGQVAELVGRNTEEVEASLPILRHQDQDLYFREHVDRLGIGSYAHRPMPVDESTLDPSVTETAMPSMLPFTEDDFAPSWEQSQLLLPALRQTKVEEGFNGIFSFTPDGQSLVGESADVRGFWLAEAIWVTHSAGIAKAVAELLVDGHSEVDTHDIDVHRFEEVQLAPSYVRETAQQNFVEVYDILHPLQPKLSPRDLRVTPFHARQRELGAVFLEAGGWERPHWFEANAPLLKKLPHDALPPARDAWSAQFHSPIAAAEAWQTRNGVALYDMTPLKRVEISGPGSLEFLQGLTTNQLDKSVGSVTYTLMLDNAGGIRSDVTVARLEPEVFQVGINGNIDVDHFVKHAPAGVRVRDITGGTCCVGVWGPLARDLVQPLTQEDFSHAGLKYFRARRARIAGVPVVAMRLSYVGELGWEIYTSADNGLRLWDALWAAGQPLGVVAAGRAAFNSLRLEKGYRLWGTDMTTEHDPYEAGVDFAVRPAKGEFLGRAALEGRTPSRRLRCLTIDDGRTVVLGKEPVFADGVAAGYVTSAAYGYTVGRPIAYAWLPASADIGSSVEIEYFGRRVAATVAAEPLVDPGMERIRR; this is encoded by the coding sequence ATGAGTGCACCGAAGGTCGTGATCATCGGCGCCGGCATCGTCGGCGCGAACCTCGCCGACGAGCTGACCGCCCGCGGCTGGACCGACGTCACCGTGCTCGACCGGGGCCCGCTGCCGCGCACCGGCGGGTCCACCTCGCACGCACCCGGTCTGGTGTTCCAGACCAACGCGTCCAAGGCGATGACGGACTTCGCCCGCTACACCGTCGAAAAGCTGCTGAGCCTGGACTGCTTCCTCCAGGTCGGCGGCATGGAGGTGGCGACCACCCCGGCCCGCTGGGAGGACCTCAAGCGCAAGCACGGCTGGGCGACGTCGTGGGGGGTCGACGGACGGCTGATCGACGCTTCCGAATGTGCCGAGCGCTGGCCGCTGCTGGACGGCTCCCGGATCTTCGGCGCGCTGCACGTTCCGACCGACGGGCTCGCGCGGGCCGCCAAGGCCGTCGAGGTGCTGGCCGCGCGGGCCGGTGAGCGCGGGGCCCGGTTCCTCGGCTCCACGCGGGTGACCGACGTCCTCCAGGAGGGTGGCCGCGTCACCGGCGTCCGGACCGACCAGGGCGACTTCCCGGCCGATGTCGTCGTGTCGTGCGCGGGCTTCTGGGGCCGCGAGATCGGCGCGATGGTGGGCATGGACGTCCCGCTGCTGCCGCTCGCCCACCAGTACGTCAAGACCGGGCAGGTGGCGGAGCTCGTGGGGCGCAACACCGAAGAGGTCGAGGCGAGCCTGCCGATCCTGCGGCACCAGGACCAGGACCTCTACTTCCGCGAGCACGTCGACCGGCTCGGCATCGGCTCCTACGCGCACCGGCCGATGCCGGTCGACGAGTCCACTTTGGATCCCTCGGTGACCGAGACGGCCATGCCGTCCATGCTGCCCTTCACCGAGGACGACTTCGCACCGTCGTGGGAGCAGAGTCAACTGCTGCTGCCCGCACTGCGCCAGACCAAGGTCGAAGAGGGCTTCAACGGCATCTTCTCCTTCACCCCGGACGGCCAGTCGCTGGTCGGCGAGTCGGCCGACGTCCGCGGGTTCTGGCTGGCCGAGGCGATCTGGGTGACGCACTCCGCGGGCATCGCGAAGGCCGTCGCCGAGCTGCTCGTCGATGGGCATTCCGAAGTGGACACCCACGACATCGACGTCCACCGCTTCGAGGAGGTCCAGCTCGCGCCGTCGTACGTGCGCGAGACGGCGCAGCAGAACTTCGTCGAGGTCTACGACATCCTGCACCCGTTGCAGCCCAAGCTGTCGCCGCGCGACCTGCGGGTGACGCCGTTCCACGCCCGGCAGCGCGAGCTGGGCGCGGTGTTCCTGGAGGCCGGCGGCTGGGAGCGGCCGCACTGGTTCGAGGCCAACGCGCCGCTGCTGAAGAAGCTCCCGCACGACGCCCTGCCGCCGGCGCGGGACGCGTGGTCGGCGCAGTTCCACTCGCCGATCGCGGCCGCGGAGGCGTGGCAGACGCGCAACGGCGTCGCGCTGTACGACATGACGCCGCTGAAGCGCGTGGAGATCAGCGGGCCCGGATCGCTGGAGTTCCTGCAGGGGCTGACGACCAACCAGCTCGACAAGTCGGTCGGGTCCGTGACGTACACGCTGATGCTCGACAACGCCGGCGGCATCCGCAGCGACGTCACGGTCGCGCGGCTCGAGCCGGAGGTGTTCCAGGTCGGCATCAACGGCAACATCGACGTCGACCACTTCGTCAAGCACGCGCCCGCGGGGGTGCGGGTCCGGGACATCACCGGCGGGACGTGCTGCGTCGGCGTCTGGGGACCGCTGGCGCGGGACCTCGTGCAGCCGTTGACCCAGGAGGACTTCTCGCACGCCGGGCTGAAGTACTTCCGGGCGCGTCGCGCGCGGATCGCCGGGGTGCCGGTGGTCGCGATGCGGCTGTCCTACGTGGGCGAACTCGGCTGGGAGATCTACACGAGCGCGGACAACGGCCTGCGGCTGTGGGACGCGCTGTGGGCGGCGGGGCAGCCCCTCGGCGTGGTCGCGGCCGGGCGGGCGGCGTTCAACAGCCTGCGGCTGGAGAAGGGCTACCGGCTGTGGGGCACGGACATGACGACCGAACACGACCCGTACGAGGCCGGCGTCGACTTCGCGGTGCGCCCGGCGAAGGGCGAGTTCCTCGGCCGGGCCGCACTCGAAGGCCGGACGCCGTCGCGGCGCCTGCGGTGCCTGACGATCGACGACGGCCGCACGGTCGTTCTCGGTAAGGAACCGGTGTTCGCCGACGGCGTGGCCGCGGGGTACGTCACGAGCGCGGCCTACGGGTACACGGTGGGCCGCCCGATCGCCTACGCGTGGCTCCCGGCGTCGGCGGACATCGGCAGCAGCGTGGAGATCGAGTACTTCGGCCGCCGGGTCGCGGCCACCGTGGCCGCCGAGCCGCTGGTCGACCCCGGCATGGAACGAATCCGGCGGTAA
- the purU gene encoding formyltetrahydrofolate deformylase, which produces MTFTLTLKCPERSGIVHAVTTFLVGQGCDIVEHQQFDDDVRGSLFLRTSFTCTEQATVDDLTRAFSPVAGDFGMEFEFSDGTPPRILVMVSKFGHCLNDLLFRWRAGGLGAEIAVVVSNHEDLRPMAEAAGVPFVHVPVTPETKPEAEQRLLDLVGEYEADLVVLARYMQVLSNELCQKLEGRAINIHHSFLPGFKGAKPYHQAYDRGVKYVGATAHYVTPDLDEGPIIEQEVQRVDHTYSPRELVTVGRDAEALALSRAVRWHCERRVLLNGNSTVVFR; this is translated from the coding sequence GTGACCTTCACCCTGACGCTCAAGTGCCCGGAACGCTCGGGCATCGTGCACGCCGTCACGACGTTCCTCGTCGGGCAGGGCTGCGATATCGTCGAGCACCAGCAGTTCGACGACGATGTCCGCGGCTCGCTCTTCCTGCGCACGTCCTTCACTTGCACCGAGCAGGCCACTGTGGACGACCTGACCCGGGCGTTCTCGCCGGTGGCGGGCGACTTCGGCATGGAGTTCGAGTTCTCCGACGGCACCCCGCCGCGGATCCTGGTCATGGTCTCGAAGTTCGGCCACTGCCTCAACGACCTGCTGTTCCGCTGGCGCGCGGGCGGGCTCGGCGCGGAGATCGCGGTGGTCGTCTCGAACCACGAGGACCTGCGGCCGATGGCCGAGGCCGCCGGGGTGCCGTTCGTGCACGTCCCGGTGACGCCGGAGACCAAGCCGGAGGCCGAACAGCGGCTGCTCGACCTGGTCGGGGAATACGAGGCCGACCTGGTCGTGCTCGCCCGGTACATGCAGGTGCTGTCCAACGAGCTGTGCCAGAAGCTCGAAGGCCGCGCGATCAACATCCACCACTCGTTCCTGCCCGGCTTCAAGGGCGCCAAGCCCTACCACCAGGCCTACGACCGCGGCGTCAAGTACGTCGGCGCGACCGCGCACTACGTCACCCCCGACCTCGACGAGGGCCCGATCATCGAGCAGGAGGTGCAGCGCGTCGACCACACGTACTCGCCGCGCGAGCTGGTGACCGTCGGCCGCGACGCCGAGGCGCTGGCCCTGTCCCGCGCGGTGCGGTGGCACTGCGAACGCCGCGTCCTGCTCAACGGCAACAGCACTGTTGTGTTCCGGTAG
- a CDS encoding sarcosine oxidase subunit gamma: MTVEAVHEPFRTQLTVRLRQGDTLLGVDLPTPCTFTSGHGVDVLWMGPDEYLVLAEPGRQAELEAALLRESALAVVDVSAQRNVYRLAGSHAADVLAHGCSIDLEVSPPGTCVQTLLARTGIVLMVREEDFTILVRQSFSDYFTAWLADASLEYVS; this comes from the coding sequence GTGACGGTTGAAGCGGTCCACGAACCCTTCCGCACCCAGCTCACCGTCCGCCTCCGGCAGGGTGACACGCTCCTCGGCGTCGACCTGCCCACGCCCTGCACGTTCACCAGCGGCCACGGCGTCGACGTCCTCTGGATGGGCCCCGACGAGTACCTCGTGCTCGCCGAGCCCGGCCGCCAGGCCGAGCTGGAAGCGGCACTTTTACGTGAAAGTGCCCTCGCTGTGGTGGACGTCTCGGCGCAGCGCAACGTCTACCGGCTCGCCGGGTCGCACGCGGCCGACGTCCTGGCGCACGGGTGCTCGATCGACCTGGAGGTTTCGCCGCCGGGTACGTGCGTGCAGACCTTGCTGGCGCGCACGGGAATCGTGCTGATGGTCCGCGAAGAGGACTTCACCATCCTCGTGCGCCAGTCCTTTTCGGACTACTTCACGGCCTGGCTGGCCGACGCGAGCCTGGAGTACGTCTCGTGA
- a CDS encoding 2Fe-2S iron-sulfur cluster-binding protein, which produces MTRLSGVPLKFTFDGRELTGYLGDTLASALLANGIHQVATSIKYGRPRGIVGAGVEDSNALVQIEKPFPEPMLSATTVELYDGLEARGLRGQGRLATEPDPARYDAKHAHCDVLVIGAGPAGLAAARAADGRVLLVDDQPGGEAPEGVRFLSRTTAFGIYDDGFVLALERRGEPAAPERISRQRVWRIRAKRIVIATGAHERPIVFPDNDRPGIMLASAARTYLNRYGVLAGRRVVVFTTNDSALDAAAELAEAGAEIVRIVDAREGYGVIGTDGDSHVTAAHVAKLGEHQGERVPCDLLLVSGGWNPAVHLYSQARGTLRYDAGLGAYVPAGDLPNVTVVGAAAGEGLPETKVLWQVPAPESEVDTRFVDQQRDATVSDVLRATGAGLRSLEHVKRYTTIGTAHDQGKTSGMLAAGITAEALGVDLADRRPTTFRPPYTPVSFAALAGRNRGDLHDPVRVTTIHPWHVEHDAEFENVGQWKRPWYYPRQGESMADAVRRECRAARNDVACMDGSTLGKIDVQGPDAGWFLDMLYTNMMSNLRVGRIRYGVMCGVDGMVIDDGTVIRVGEERFLVTTTTGNAAKILEWMEEWLQTEWPHLRVFATSVTEHWATIPLVGPRSREVLGRLAPDLDVSNEAFGFMTWQDAEVAGLQARVCRISFSGELAYEINVPSWHGPALWQSIVDQGVTPYGTETMHVLRAEKGYPIIGQDTDGTVTPQDLGMSWAVSKKKPDFIGKRSFARAENTRPDRKHLVGLLPVDPSVLLPEGSQLIESETVPEPPVRMLGHVTSSYDSAALGRTFALALVRSGRERIGETLYVPVGDQVVPVTVTESVLFDKEGARRDG; this is translated from the coding sequence GTGACCAGGCTGTCCGGCGTCCCCCTCAAGTTCACCTTCGACGGCCGCGAGCTGACCGGCTACCTCGGCGACACCCTGGCGTCCGCGTTGCTGGCCAACGGCATCCACCAGGTCGCGACCAGCATCAAGTACGGACGGCCGCGCGGCATCGTCGGCGCCGGCGTCGAGGACTCGAACGCCCTGGTGCAGATCGAGAAGCCGTTCCCCGAGCCGATGCTGAGCGCGACGACCGTCGAGCTGTACGACGGCCTGGAGGCCCGCGGCCTGCGTGGTCAGGGGCGCCTCGCCACCGAGCCGGACCCGGCCCGGTACGACGCCAAGCACGCCCACTGCGACGTCCTGGTCATCGGCGCCGGGCCCGCGGGCCTGGCCGCGGCCCGGGCGGCGGACGGACGCGTGCTCCTGGTCGACGACCAGCCCGGCGGCGAAGCGCCCGAAGGCGTCCGGTTCCTTTCGCGCACGACGGCGTTCGGCATCTACGACGACGGGTTCGTGCTCGCCCTGGAGCGCCGGGGCGAGCCCGCGGCCCCGGAACGCATCTCGCGGCAGCGCGTGTGGCGGATCCGGGCGAAGCGGATCGTCATCGCCACCGGCGCCCACGAGCGGCCGATCGTGTTCCCGGACAACGACCGTCCCGGCATCATGCTCGCCTCGGCCGCCCGGACCTACCTGAACCGCTACGGCGTCCTGGCCGGGCGGCGCGTGGTCGTGTTCACCACCAACGACTCCGCCCTCGACGCCGCCGCCGAGCTGGCGGAAGCCGGGGCCGAGATCGTGCGGATCGTCGACGCTCGCGAGGGCTACGGCGTCATCGGCACCGACGGCGATTCCCACGTCACGGCCGCCCACGTGGCGAAACTGGGCGAGCATCAGGGGGAGCGGGTGCCGTGTGACCTGCTGCTCGTCTCCGGCGGCTGGAACCCGGCCGTGCACCTCTACAGCCAGGCCCGCGGCACCCTGCGCTACGACGCCGGGCTGGGTGCGTACGTCCCGGCCGGTGACCTGCCGAACGTGACCGTCGTCGGCGCGGCGGCGGGCGAAGGCCTGCCGGAGACCAAGGTGCTGTGGCAGGTGCCCGCGCCCGAGTCCGAAGTGGACACCCGGTTCGTTGACCAGCAGCGCGACGCCACGGTGTCGGACGTCCTGCGCGCGACCGGTGCCGGGCTGCGCTCGCTGGAGCACGTCAAGCGCTACACCACCATCGGCACCGCGCACGACCAGGGCAAGACGTCCGGCATGCTCGCCGCCGGCATCACCGCCGAAGCACTCGGCGTCGACCTCGCCGACCGCCGTCCGACGACGTTCCGGCCGCCGTACACCCCCGTGTCGTTCGCCGCACTGGCCGGGCGGAACCGCGGCGACCTGCACGACCCCGTGCGCGTCACCACGATCCACCCGTGGCACGTCGAGCACGACGCCGAGTTCGAGAACGTCGGCCAGTGGAAACGGCCGTGGTACTACCCGCGCCAGGGCGAGTCGATGGCCGACGCCGTCCGGCGCGAGTGCCGCGCGGCCCGCAACGACGTCGCGTGCATGGACGGCTCCACGCTCGGCAAGATCGACGTGCAGGGCCCGGACGCCGGCTGGTTCCTCGACATGCTCTACACGAACATGATGAGCAACCTGCGCGTCGGCCGGATCCGCTACGGCGTGATGTGCGGCGTCGACGGCATGGTGATCGACGACGGCACGGTGATCCGCGTCGGCGAGGAACGCTTCCTCGTCACCACGACCACGGGCAACGCGGCGAAGATCCTCGAGTGGATGGAGGAATGGCTCCAGACCGAGTGGCCGCACCTGCGCGTCTTCGCGACGTCGGTGACCGAGCACTGGGCCACGATCCCGCTGGTCGGCCCGCGGTCCCGGGAAGTCCTCGGCCGCCTGGCGCCGGACCTCGACGTGTCGAACGAGGCCTTCGGGTTCATGACCTGGCAGGACGCCGAGGTCGCCGGACTCCAGGCGCGGGTGTGCCGGATCAGCTTCTCCGGCGAGCTGGCGTACGAGATCAACGTCCCCTCGTGGCACGGGCCCGCGCTCTGGCAGTCCATAGTGGACCAGGGGGTCACGCCGTACGGCACCGAGACCATGCACGTCCTGCGCGCCGAGAAGGGCTACCCGATCATCGGGCAGGACACCGACGGCACGGTCACCCCGCAGGACCTCGGCATGTCCTGGGCGGTGTCGAAGAAGAAGCCCGACTTCATCGGCAAGCGGTCGTTCGCCCGCGCCGAGAACACCCGGCCCGACCGCAAGCACCTGGTCGGTTTGCTCCCGGTGGATCCGTCGGTGCTGCTGCCGGAGGGCTCGCAGCTCATCGAATCCGAGACGGTGCCGGAGCCGCCGGTGCGGATGCTCGGCCACGTCACCTCCAGCTACGACAGCGCCGCCCTCGGCCGGACCTTCGCGCTGGCGTTGGTGCGCTCGGGCCGCGAGCGGATCGGCGAGACGCTGTACGTGCCGGTCGGCGACCAGGTGGTGCCGGTGACCGTCACCGAATCCGTGCTCTTCGACAAGGAAGGAGCCCGCCGTGACGGTTGA
- a CDS encoding sarcosine oxidase subunit delta, whose product MQLIPCPWCGPREEAEFHYGGQAHVAYPEDPSALSDEDWAKFVFFRENPSGPLAERWSHSAGCRRWFNAVRDTRTHDLLAVYRLGEPRPVIS is encoded by the coding sequence ATGCAATTGATCCCCTGTCCCTGGTGTGGGCCGCGCGAGGAAGCCGAGTTCCACTACGGCGGCCAGGCGCACGTCGCCTACCCCGAAGACCCGTCGGCACTGTCCGATGAGGACTGGGCGAAGTTCGTCTTCTTCCGCGAGAACCCGAGCGGGCCGCTCGCCGAGCGCTGGAGCCACTCCGCGGGCTGCCGCCGGTGGTTCAACGCCGTCCGCGACACCCGCACCCACGACCTCCTGGCGGTCTACCGCCTCGGCGAACCCCGGCCGGTGATCTCGTGA
- a CDS encoding sarcosine oxidase subunit beta family protein codes for MTDLPEHPDFLWDNPDPKQAYDVVVVGGGGHGLATAYYLAKQGITNVAVLEKGWLAGGNMARNTTIIRSNYLWDESSGIYEHSLKLWEGLEEDLGYPILFSQRGVLNLAHTLQDVRDSVRRVEANKLNGIDAEWVDTDGVKEICPIVNTSPDVRYPVLGATFQPRAGIAKHDYVAWGFARAAHAMGVDLIQNCEVTGITTNGGRVTGVETSRGRIAAGKVALCAAGHTSVLAKMVGLDLPLTSHPLQALVSELLEPIHPTVVMSNAVHVYVSQAHKGELVMGAGIDSYNGYGQRGSFHIIEQQMAAALELFPVFARAHLLRTWAGIVDTSPDASPIIGLTPVENLFLNCGWGTGGFKATPGVGDVFARTIARGKPHEYAEPFALDRFTTGALVDEHGAAAVAH; via the coding sequence ATGACGGACCTGCCGGAACACCCGGACTTCCTCTGGGACAACCCCGACCCGAAGCAGGCCTACGACGTCGTCGTGGTCGGTGGCGGCGGGCACGGCCTGGCCACCGCCTACTACCTGGCCAAGCAGGGCATCACGAACGTCGCCGTGCTCGAGAAGGGCTGGCTCGCCGGCGGGAACATGGCCCGCAACACCACGATCATCCGCTCCAACTACCTCTGGGACGAGAGCTCCGGCATCTACGAGCACTCCCTCAAGCTGTGGGAAGGTCTCGAAGAGGACCTCGGCTACCCGATCCTGTTCAGCCAGCGCGGGGTCCTCAACCTCGCGCACACGCTGCAGGACGTCCGCGACAGCGTCCGCCGGGTCGAGGCCAACAAGCTCAACGGCATCGACGCCGAGTGGGTGGACACCGACGGCGTCAAGGAGATCTGCCCGATCGTCAACACCTCGCCGGACGTCCGCTACCCGGTGCTCGGCGCGACCTTCCAGCCCCGCGCCGGCATCGCGAAGCACGACTACGTGGCCTGGGGCTTCGCCCGTGCCGCGCACGCGATGGGCGTCGACCTGATCCAGAACTGCGAGGTCACCGGCATCACGACGAACGGCGGCCGGGTCACCGGCGTGGAGACGTCGAGGGGCCGGATCGCCGCGGGCAAGGTGGCGCTGTGCGCGGCCGGGCACACCTCCGTCCTCGCGAAAATGGTCGGCCTCGACCTGCCGCTGACGTCGCACCCGTTGCAGGCGCTCGTGTCCGAGCTCCTCGAACCGATCCACCCGACGGTCGTCATGTCGAACGCCGTGCACGTCTACGTTTCCCAGGCGCACAAGGGCGAACTCGTGATGGGCGCCGGCATCGACAGCTACAACGGCTACGGCCAGCGCGGCTCGTTCCACATCATCGAGCAGCAGATGGCCGCCGCGCTGGAGCTGTTCCCGGTGTTCGCGCGGGCGCACCTGCTGCGGACCTGGGCCGGCATCGTCGACACCAGCCCGGACGCCTCGCCGATCATCGGCCTGACGCCGGTGGAGAACCTGTTCCTCAACTGCGGCTGGGGCACCGGCGGCTTCAAGGCCACCCCCGGTGTCGGGGACGTCTTCGCGCGGACCATCGCGCGCGGCAAGCCGCACGAGTACGCCGAGCCCTTCGCCCTCGACCGGTTCACCACCGGTGCCCTCGTCGACGAGCACGGCGCCGCCGCCGTCGCGCACTGA